The nucleotide sequence CAGGAAATCGGAGCTGTGAGCTAGGTTGAAGGCGTTGGGGCTGCTCTGGATATGGTTCGTCGCCGGATGCGGCGCTGTGTTTATCGCCCCGAGTCCACCGGCCACATCGCTCTGCTCAACGACGCTCGCGATGTTGCCCATCCTGGAGTGATCGCCCCTCCGCCATTAATTGCCATGTCATTTTCCCGCCCCCCTAGCCGCATTCATCCCAAAGTCAGTACGATGCCTCGACAACAGTCCGAGTCGTCGCACTATTTGAATCTGTACAAACTCACCGTCGAGCGCAAACGGCTGCATCAAGAACTCAGTAGCTTGGAGAAGCGCCGCGATCGCATCCAAAATCGGCTCGCGGCTTTAGACCAAGAAATTGATCACCTCAGCAACCAAGCCCGGGAAATGGGTGAAACCAGTGCGCCGACGCCGCGATCGCTATCAGAACCCAACAGCGTCATTTATCCACCCGCCAGAACCGATCAGGCTGATCCGTACAAAACCGTCACATTGGATTATTAAGTTTAATTTTTTCGCGCTTCAGAGCCGGCACAACGGTTGCTAGTTGGTAGATATCGGCAGGGTTGTGGCGCCTTTGTCTGACCGCAGTGACTGAATTTGGCATAATGCTCTGACCGAGTCAGAAAGCCCTATGTCTCCGACTGAGATTTTGCGCCAATTATTTGATACTGCAGTGGCCGCCGCTCAACCTGAATGCCGCATCCCCGCCTTTTTGCCACCGCCCCCCAAGGGCAAGACGGTGGTGGTCGGGGCTGGTAAGTCGGCGGCGGCGATGGCCCGGGCAGTCGAACAAGCCTGGTCGGAACCCTTGTCGGGGGTGGTGGTCACCCGTTACGGGCATGGTGCCGCGACCCAACGAGTGGAAGTGTTGGAAGCGGCGCATCCCGTCCCCGATGCCAATGGGATGGCGGCGGCGGAGCGCATTCTTGAAACGGTGACGCCGCTGGGGGCCGACGATTTGGTGATTTGCCTGATTTCCGGCGGGGGGTCAGCGCTGTTAACCCTGCCTCCCGTCGGTATTGGGTTAGAAGTGTTGGCCGATTTGAATCGGCAACTGCTGCGATCGGGCGCAGATATTGGCGAAATGAATGCCGTGCGCAAGAATCTCTCTCGCTCTAGCGGCGGGCGATTGGCGGCGGCGGCGTATCCGGCTCAGGTGGTGTCGTTGCTGATCTCCGACGTGCCGGGGGATGACCTGCGGGCGATCGCCTCGGGTCCCACGGTGGGTGACACGGCGACGGCTCAGGATGCGCTGCGCATTTTGCAGAAATACGACATTCATGTACCGCCGGAGGTGTTGGCCTATTTGCAAGCGAACCCGGATCCGGTCATCGCCCCGGGGGATGAGCGCCTGAGCACCACCACCAATCACCTGATCGCCGCGCCGCAGCAATCGCTGGAAGCCGCCGCCCAGAAGGCGCAAGCGTTAGGCTACCAACCGCTGATTTTGGGCAGTGCGATCGAGGGCGAGGCTCGCCAGGTGGGCATTGTGCATGCAGGCATTGTGCAGCAAGTGGTGCAGTATCAGCAGCCGATCGCGCCGCCTTGCATCATTCTCTCGGGGGGAGAGACCACCGTAACCGTGACTGGAGAAGCGGGGAAAGGAGGCCGCAACAGCGAATTTTTGCTCTCCCTCGCGGTAGCGCTCAAAGGGCGAGAAAAGGTGTGGGCGATCGCCTGCGATACCGATGGCATTGATGGCAGTGAAGATAATGCCGGAGCCGTGATTTGGCCGACCATCGTGCCCCAGGGTCGCGATCGCGGCTTCAAAGCGGGGGAGCTGCTGGCAGCCCACGATAGCTATTCGTTCTTTGAGGGGGTGGAGGCACTGGTGACCACTGGCCCCACCCTCACCAATGTGAATGACTTTCGCGCCATCTTGATCGATGCCTAGTTCGTCCTCTGCATCCTCCTCGGCGGCGCCGTGGTTGGGGCTGGTGGTGGGCAACACGCGACTGCACTGGGGACTCTTTTATCAACAGCAGTGGCAGGCCGTTTGGCACACACCCCATTTAACGGCGCCTCAAGTGGCAGCGTTGATTGATCAACAGTTTGACCTGGCAGCCTGGCGATCGCTCCAACTGCTCGATCAGGACACGCTCGACGAGTTGGCCCCGCTCACAGCCATTGCGACATCCCCATCGCCCCTGCGGCTATATGGCGCTTCCGTCGTCCCGGCCCAAACGGCACTGTGGCAGAGCTATTCTGGCTTCCGAGAGGTGACGCTGGCCGACATTCCCCTCGCCAATCTGTATCCCAGCCTAGGCATCGATCGCGCGTTGAACTTGCTGGGGGCGGGCGATCGCTACGGTTGGCCCATCCTGGTCATTGATGCGGGCACGGCGCTGACCTTCACCGCTGGCACGGCAGAGCGCTTCATCGGCGGAGCCATTTTGCCGGGACTGACCACCCAGTTCGCCACCTTAGCCGCCAACACCGCCAATTTGCCGACGGCTCACCTGCCGACAGCACTGCCATCGCGTTGGGCTAGCAATACCGCCGCCGCCATCCACAGTGGCGTCATCTATGGCACGTTAGCCACCCTGACCGACTATCTCCAAGCCTGGCAGCAGGAGTATCCCACGGGGTATGTGGTGTTGACCGGGGGCGATGGTTCCCGCCTTTATCAGTGGTGGCAGCAGCACCATCAAAAAACGCCAGGAATGGCCGTAGAGCCGCACCTGACGTTTTTCGGTTTAAGTCGTCTCCAGCCTGCTTTGCTGGCTACAGACCCGCAATTCTAGAGCGATAGATTTCCGGGTTGGTGCCGTAGGTCGCCTCTTCCCGGTGCGAATCGGCATACATTTCCTGCAGTCGGTTCACTCGGTTGCCGGGATCCGGGTGAGA is from Leptolyngbya iicbica LK and encodes:
- a CDS encoding glycerate kinase type-2 family protein, whose product is MSPTEILRQLFDTAVAAAQPECRIPAFLPPPPKGKTVVVGAGKSAAAMARAVEQAWSEPLSGVVVTRYGHGAATQRVEVLEAAHPVPDANGMAAAERILETVTPLGADDLVICLISGGGSALLTLPPVGIGLEVLADLNRQLLRSGADIGEMNAVRKNLSRSSGGRLAAAAYPAQVVSLLISDVPGDDLRAIASGPTVGDTATAQDALRILQKYDIHVPPEVLAYLQANPDPVIAPGDERLSTTTNHLIAAPQQSLEAAAQKAQALGYQPLILGSAIEGEARQVGIVHAGIVQQVVQYQQPIAPPCIILSGGETTVTVTGEAGKGGRNSEFLLSLAVALKGREKVWAIACDTDGIDGSEDNAGAVIWPTIVPQGRDRGFKAGELLAAHDSYSFFEGVEALVTTGPTLTNVNDFRAILIDA
- a CDS encoding pantothenate kinase, whose product is MPSSSSASSSAAPWLGLVVGNTRLHWGLFYQQQWQAVWHTPHLTAPQVAALIDQQFDLAAWRSLQLLDQDTLDELAPLTAIATSPSPLRLYGASVVPAQTALWQSYSGFREVTLADIPLANLYPSLGIDRALNLLGAGDRYGWPILVIDAGTALTFTAGTAERFIGGAILPGLTTQFATLAANTANLPTAHLPTALPSRWASNTAAAIHSGVIYGTLATLTDYLQAWQQEYPTGYVVLTGGDGSRLYQWWQQHHQKTPGMAVEPHLTFFGLSRLQPALLATDPQF